The DNA segment GAACCAGAGAAAGGCCCTTCTCAGGAGCGTGGTGGGCTCCCTCATCGAGCACGAGAGGATAGAGACCACCGTGCCCAAAGCCAGGGAGGCCCGCAGGGTCGCCGAGAAACTGGTCACCCTGGGCATCCGGGGAGACCTGCACGCCAAGCGCCTGGCCATGGCGCGCCTGCCCAACAGGCAGTGGGTCACAAAGCTCTTCCACG comes from the Nitrospirota bacterium genome and includes:
- the rplQ gene encoding 50S ribosomal protein L17, whose protein sequence is MRHNRAGRLFNRTANQRKALLRSVVGSLIEHERIETTVPKAREARRVAEKLVTLGIRGDLHAKRLAMARLPNRQWVTKLFHEIAPRFKGRNGGYLRIVQTRQRERDRAPMAILEFTDYEEVHGASAAGKKKKAT